Proteins encoded together in one Astatotilapia calliptera chromosome 7, fAstCal1.2, whole genome shotgun sequence window:
- the LOC113025100 gene encoding troponin I, fast skeletal muscle-like — MSGKKVSSSRKHQLKSLMLSIAKGILEEEEREREEAKRRYIAETCPPVSMPRTMQELQDLCKEIHRKIDGIDEERYDLEMKVNKANKEIDDLKIKVQDLMGKFKKPVLKKVRMSADAMLKALLGSKHTVNLDLRANLKQVKKEVKDEDKELRDVGDWRKNIEDKSGMDGRKKMFEAEA; from the exons ATGTCGGG GAAAAAAGTGTCATCAAGTCGTAAGCATCAGCTGAAG AGTTTGATGCTGTCCATCGCTAAAGGTATactggaggaggaagaaagagagcgagaggagGCAAAGAGGAGGTACATAGCTGAGACCTGTCCTCCTGTGTCCATGCCCAGGACCATGCAGGAGCTGCAG GATCTGTGCAAGGAGATCCACCGCAAGATCGACGGGATCGATGAGGAGCGATACGACCTGGAGATGAAAGTCAACAAAGCCAACAAAGAG ATCGATGACCTGAAGATTAAAGTCCAGGACCTGATGGGCAAGTTTAAGAAGCCCGTGCTGAAAAAAGTACGCATGTCTGCAGACGCCATGCTGAAAGCTCTGCTAGGCTCCAAACACACAGTTAACCTGGACCTGAGAGCCAACCTGAAGCAGGTCAAGAAGGAGGTGAAGGACGAG GACAAAGAGCTCCGTGATGTCGGCGACTGGCGCAAAAACATTGAAGACAAATCCGGCATGGATGGGAGGAAGAAGATGTTTGAGGCTGAGGCCTAA
- the LOC113025101 gene encoding troponin I, fast skeletal muscle-like — protein sequence MATEKRLSARRKHTLKGCMLVVAGNLLDAEANVKAKERETFLADKCPPVELPYSRDELLELCQKLHEQIIISEDERYGIEFKLNMVLNEVRDLNIKIVDLRGKFKRPRLKKVRMSADAMLKALLGSKHTVNMDLRANLKQVKKEVKEEDKQLRDVGDWRKNIEDKSDRKKMFDS from the exons ATGGCCACTGA GAAAAGGCTGTCTGCGAGGCGTAAGCACACCCTGAAG GGTTGCATGCTCGTGGTGGCAGGTAATTTGTTGGACGCTGAAGCGAATGTGAAggccaaagagagagagacgttTTTGGCAGATAAATGTCCTCCTGTTGAGCTGCCGTACTCCAGGGACGAGCTGTTG GAACTGTGCCAGAAGCTTCATGAGCAGATCATCATCAGTGAAGATGAGCGATACGGCATAGAGTTCAAACTGAACATGGTGCTGAATGAG GTCAGGGACCTCAATATCAAGATTGTGGATTTGAGAGGAAAGTTCAAGAGACCCCGGCTGAAGAAAGTGCGCATGTCTGCTGACGCCATGCTCAAAGCTCTGTTGGGCTCCAAACACACTGTCAACATGGACCTGAGGGCCAATCTGAAGCAGGTCAAGAAGGAGGTGAAAGAGGAG GACAAGCAGCTGCGTGATGTGGGAGACTGGCGTAAGAACATTGAAGACAAGTCTGATAGGAAGAAGATGTTTGATAGCTAA